A segment of the Candidatus Polarisedimenticolia bacterium genome:
GGTTCCGCCTCACGTCCACAAGCCGCTCTACGTCCTGGCCCCGGCGCTGAGCTTCGTCCCCGCGCTGCTCGGCTCCGCGGTCATCCCCTTCGGGGACACGATCCCTCTTTTCGGACGCGACATTCCGCTCCGGGTCGCGGACCTCGACGTCGGGATCCTCTTCATCTTCGCGATGTCCGCGATGGGCGTTTACGGCATCGCGCTGGCCGGGTGGTCGTCCAACAACAAGTACTCGCTGATGGGGGGCCTGAGGTCCTCGGCGCAGCTCATCTCCTACGAGCTGGCGATGAGCCTGTCCGTCGTCGGGGCCCTGATGGCCGCCGGCTCGCTGCGCCTGAGTGAAGTGGTCCTGACCCAGGACCGGCTCATGCACTGGAACGTGTGGACCCAGCCGATTGGCGCGCTCGTGTTCATCGTCGCCGCCTTCGCCGAGACCAACCGGCTGCCGTTCGATCTTCCCGAGTGCGAGTCGGAGCTGGTCGCCGGCTATCACACCGAATACTCCAGCATGAAGTTCGCCATGTTCTTCATGGCCGAGTACGCCAACATGGTGACGGCGTCGGCGCTGATGGTGACGCTCTATTTCGGAGGCTGGCAGGTCCC
Coding sequences within it:
- the nuoH gene encoding NADH-quinone oxidoreductase subunit NuoH, which gives rise to MDPGIGEQILESFVKVAFVISLVMGAVTFMTWVERRVSAWIQDRLGPNRVGPAGLFQPIADGIKFLFKEDVVPPHVHKPLYVLAPALSFVPALLGSAVIPFGDTIPLFGRDIPLRVADLDVGILFIFAMSAMGVYGIALAGWSSNNKYSLMGGLRSSAQLISYELAMSLSVVGALMAAGSLRLSEVVLTQDRLMHWNVWTQPIGALVFIVAAFAETNRLPFDLPECESELVAGYHTEYSSMKFAMFFMAEYANMVTASALMVTLYFGGWQVPGLASLSLPPLAVSLIQVAAFLLKVAFFLFVYVWVRWTLPRFRFDQLMDLGWKVMLPLALLNIFLTSWLILNGWI